From the Toxoplasma gondii ME49 chromosome VIIa, whole genome shotgun sequence genome, one window contains:
- the GRA7 gene encoding dense granule protein GRA7 (encoded by transcript TGME49_203310~Signal peptide predicted by SignalP 2.0 HMM (probability 1.000) with cleavage site probability 0.644 at residue 26~Predicted trans-membrane domain (TMHMM2.0):4-27:182-205) codes for MARHAIFFALCVLGLVAAALPQFATAATASDDELMSRIRNSDFFDGQAPVDSLRPTNAGVDSKGTDDHLTTSMDKASVESQLPRREPLETEPDEQEEVHFRKRGVRSDAEVTDDNIYEEHTDRKVVPRKSEGKRSFKDLLKKLALPAVGMGASYFAADRILPELTEQQQTGEEPLTTGQNVSTVLGFAALAAAAAFLGMGLTRTYRHFSPRKNRSRQPALEQEVPESGKDGEDARQ; via the coding sequence ATGGCCCGACACGCAATTTTTTTCGCGCTTTGTGTTTTAGGCCTGGTGGCGGCGGCTTTGCCCCAGTTCGCTACCGCGGCCACCGCGTCAGATGACGAACTGATGAGTCGAATCCGAAATTCTGACTTTTTCGATGGTCAAGCACCCGTTGACAGTCTCAGACCGACGAACGCCGGTGTCGACTCGAAAGGGACCGACGATCACCTCACCACCAGCATGGATAAGGCATCTGTAGAGAGTCAGCTTCCGAGAAGAGAGCCATTGGAGACGGAGCCAGATGAACAAGAAGAAGTTCATTTCAGGAAGCGAGGCGTCCGTTCCGACGCTGAAGTGACTGACGACAACATCTACGAGGAGCACACTGATCGTAAAGTGGTTCCGAGGAAGTCGGAGGGCAAGCGAAGCTTCAAAGACTTGCTGAAGAAGCTCGCGCTGCCGGCTGTTGGTATGGGTGCATCGTATTTTGCCGCTGATAGAATTCTGCCGGAACTAACAGAGCAGCaacagacaggcgaagaaccCCTAACCACCGGCCAGAATGTGAGCACTGTGTTAGGCTTCGCAGCGCTTGCTGCTGCCGCAGCGTTCCTTGGCATGGGTCTCACGAGGACGTACCGACATTTTTCCCCACGCAAAAACAGATCACGGCAGCCTGCACTCGAGCAAGAGGTGCCTGAATCAGGCAAAGATGGGGAGGATGCCCGCCAGTAG